The following is a genomic window from Thermoplasmata archaeon.
TGGGACGAGGTGAAGGAGTCGCTCGGGAAGCCCGGCGTCGGGCTTTCGGGTGGCCAGCAACAGCGGCTCTGCATCGCCCGTGCCCTGGCCGTCGAGCCCGAGGTGCTCCTCATGGACGAGCCGTGCTCCGCCCTGGACCCCATCGCGACTGCGAAGATCGAGGATCTCATCTTCGACCTGAAGAAGGAGTACACGGTGGTCATCGTGACCCACAACATGCAGCAGGCTGCCCGGGTGGCGGACTCGACCGCATTCCTGTACCTCGGCAAGCTCATCGAATTCGGGGGAACGCGGGAGCTGTTCGAGCGTCCGCACGAGGAGCTCACGGAGAAGTACATCACAGGGAGGTTCGGTTGATGCCTGAGAAGGCGGAACGCAAGGCCTTGGCCAGGGGGCTCGCGCAGCTCGACGAGAACATGGCGACGTTGGCGGAGCTGAGCGAGCTGTCGATCCGGAAGGCAATGGACGGACTCTCTCGTGGGGATGCGAGCGTGGCGGAGGAGGTGTTCACGCTGGACCAGGAGGTGTACGGCCTCCAGGAAGAGATCGAGAGAACGTGCGTGGACCTGATTGCCCTTCATGCGCCCGTGGCGAGGGACCTTCGGGCCATCACGACCTCGCTGAAGATCACCACGGACCTCGACCGCATCGCTCGCTACTCGAAGGACATCGCAGAGATCACACTGTCGTTCCGGGGCCAAGTCCCACCCGGGCTCAAGGATCTCGTCAAGATTCCCGAGATGGCGGAGGACACGATCCGCATGGTTGAGCTCACCGTCGACGCCTATCTCAAGCGCAACGCGGACCCGGTCCGGAACATCACGGAGGTCGATGACACCGTGGATCGCCTCCATGACGAGATTCTCGCCGAGATCGTCCAGGCGATGAAGTCGGGACGTCTTGACCCGGAGATTGGCGCGCGGTACATTCTCATCAACCGCTACCTGGAGCGGATTGCAGACCATGCGGTGAACATCGGACTGCGGGTGGTGTACATGGTCACGGGGGAGTGGCCGCCGCGTGTCCGGGCGGCCGACCGTGCCAAGCGCTCCTCGGGATGAGTGCATCGCGCGGAGCGACATCTATAGAGCCAATATAGAATCCGGCGGCCATCTATATAGACCGCTTCCGTCCTCCATCCGGCCGATGGAAGCGAACATTGAAACCCGAACGTGGGACGACTTCGAGGCTTGGAAGCTCGTCCGCGGTGCCAACGAAGAGACGCACCAAGTTGAATTCGCCCTGAAGTGATTCGCGCGATCCAATCGCGCGGCCTTTTGCCGTTTTTGGATTCCTGCCGGGCGCACGTGCCGGATCCTTGGTCCTGGGTTCGGCCGACCCGCGTTCCAGTTTTACGTATTCTGCATACCCATAGTCCATACGCGTTCCGCTCGCCTTTGCCGTCGAAGGGAGAGAAATGCCTGCCGTCGGTGAAGCGTCCCTCAACCCGCCTGTGACGGACGGGTCGTGTGTGGCGTGCGGAGGAACCCTGCAACGGATTGACGAATACGCGTTGGACATCGCGGGCCAGGAGGTCCTGTTCTACGCGGACCGCTGCCAATCCTGCGGGAACGAATTCGTGAACGCGCCCAAGATCCTGCGACCCGATTCGGAGATGATCCGGGAGTTCCAACCCGACAAGTCACTGCTCGGCTCGTACTACCGAGTCCTGAACCTCTCGAGCCGCGACCGCGAGTTCCGCCAGCACCCCGGGTATCGCGTCGCCGGCACGCTCCTGTGGTACCTGCTCGAGGAGGACATGGCCGACGTCGTGTTCCTGGCGCACCAGAGCGTGACCGAGGAACCGGTCATGGCGTTCACGAAGAAGGACCTGTACCGTGCCTGGCAGCTCCGTATGGGCGCCGGGCGGGCGGTCGTGACGGGAAGCGGGCTCCGCGCGAACCTCCTCACGCTCACGCAGCTCAAGCGCTTCACGGAGGCGGACCGCGGTCTTCACCCGCGGATCGCCGTGATGGGTCGTCCGTGCCAGATCTACACGGTGCGCAAGTTGCTGTGGGATCAGTTCGCACCCGGATACGAACTCGCGTTCGGCACGGGGACCTTCTGCTACGGCAACTTCTCGCCCGGCGCCTGGGGAGGCCAGAAGCTCCGCGAAATCCTCGGGTTCGATCCCGGAGACATCCGCCAAGTCGGCTACGTCGGCGAGGAGCTCGAGTTCACGCCGTCGGAGGGCGAGTCCAAGAAGGTCAGTCAGGACGAGGTCGCCGGCCTGGTGAATGCGAACTGCCTCCAGTGCTACGACTTCACCGCGCGGTTCAGCGACGTCAGCGTGGGCCATGTGGGCAACGAGGAGCTCTTCGAGGCGGTCATCGTGCGCACGGAGAAGGGCGGCGTGGTCGTGGACCAGGCGATGCGGGACGGCTTCCTGGCGCCATCGGCTCAGCTCTACGGCAAGGTCGACGTCACAGAAGAGGAGCAGCGCACGCTGTCCTACCTCAACGCCATGGTGGGGATCAAGAAGGAACTCACCGGCAAGCTCCGGTGAACCCGCTCCCGCTGAACGCCCGACCGATGCACATGGGCCGGCCTAGTGCGAGTGCGCGTGGGCGTGCTCGTGGTGGCCTTCCTGCGCGTCCGGGGCCGCCTCGCCCTTCTTGTTGAAGCTCTGCCCGCAACCGCAGGTGGACCAGTTGTTCGGGTTGCTGACCATGAATCCGCTGCCCGCGACGCTCTCCACGTAGTCGATGCTCGATCCGTCGAGATACTCGCGGCTGTTCGGATCCACGACGACCTTGACGCCGCTGGCTTGGACGATCTCGTCGCCCTCATGGACCTTGTCGTCCAACGCCAGGCCGTAGCGGAAGCCGGAGCATCCGCCGCCCGCCACGTACATACGAAGGTAGGTGTCCTCCGCGGTGCCGTTCTTCTTGATCAGTTCCTGGAGCTTCCCAACCGCGTTCTCGGACAGAGTGACCTGGAACATCGCTTCACCTCGCCAGGGAGTCATACAACCATGGGCCCGTTATTTAACACTTTGTTGCCCGTTTGCGCGACATGGACGGGATTCGGTCAGCCTAAGTCCTTGCCCATGTAGTGCCGCTCGTAGGAGAAGCCCAGCTCCTCGTAGATATGACGGGCACGGGCGTTGGGGTCCGCCACCTCGAGCTTGATCTTGTGGTACCCTTTGGATCGGGCCCAGTCTGCGGCCCACGCCACGAGGTGCTTCCCGATCCCCTTTCCGCGTTGCTCCGGCGACACCCAGACGTCGAAGATGAAGCCGTGGGGCTCCGGCGTGAGCCACCCGCTCTCGCCGAGGAGGAGGTAGCCGAGGAACGCCCCTCCGGGATCCTCGGCGACCCAGGTCTCGGTCCGGCCGCCCTCGACGTAGGGCATGAGTTTGCGGCGGAAATCCTTCTCCCACACCTCCCGGTTCAGTCGCGTACGCTCGTCCGCGGGCAGGTCGTCCCAGACCGTTTGCAGGGTCGCCGCCCAGATCGTCTTCACGTCGGCCCGACGGCCCCGGCGCATCCGGATATCCACAGGTTCCCCGCGCCGTGGAAAGCCCCCAGGCTCGATGAAGGTGTCGCCCTCCCGGGAAGGTTTTCGCCGACCAGCCTTTATATCTCGCGTCCCCGTACCGAGGTCCGTGCTCCCCTCGCGCTGCCTTCGGTGCGGCGCCGTGAGTCGCGAACCCCTCTGCGCGTCCTGCATCGACTTCCTCGTCGCCTACCGTCCGTTCTGGCTCGATCCGGCCCTTCTTCCCGGACCTTCCCTCCTCGACCTGCTCGCCCCGCGCGAGGTCGCGATCCTCGCGGCGGAGGGCGACACGATCGAGTGGAGGTCGGTCCCTCGCGAGCCGGGAACCGCGGACGCGGTGCGGCTCATCGAGCTCCTGGATCTGCGCTCGAACCCGAACCCCGTCGTGAGCGCCGGGGACGCGGAGATACTCCACGCCTTCCTCGCGGAAGGCCGGCGCTCCCCTCCCTCGGACGTCGGAATCCGGGCGGCCCTCGCCGACCTGTACCGGTACCTGGGTTCGCGCGAGTGGGTGCCGGCCCATCTCGCTCAGGAGTACGGGGTCCGCGCGAAGGCCCTGAGTCCGTCGGTGACGTCGGCGGCGGAGGCCATTCCCGCTTCGGTCAGTCGAGCGGTCGAACTGGCTCCGGAGGAACTCGAGGAGACGCCTGCTGCAGTTCCCCAGGAAGCGTCGGAGCCCGAGGCACCCTCTGGGGAAGCACCACTCGAAGCGCCTGAGCCGGTCCCGGAGGCCGAGAGACCGCCCCAAAAGCCGTCACAAGCTGGCGAGACGCCACCCGAGGCCCGCGCGGAAGCAGAGGCACCGGGTCCCGCTCCCGGCCCGGAGCCCGTGCCCGCGCCTGAGCCTCCTCTTCCGCTTCCTGAGCCCGAACCCCAGCCCGCCCCCGAACCCGAGCCGGAGCCCGAACCGGAACCGGAGCCCGAGGAGCCTCAGGCAACGCCTGCTCCATCCGTTTCACTGCCTCCCCCGCCTCCGCCGGCTCCCGAGCCTGCCGAGGTCATGAAGACCCTCACCACGGAGCTCGCTGGGATGAAGGAGGAGCTCCGGGGGGAGATCCGCGGAGAGATTGCCAAGGAGCGTGATCGCATCGACGAATGGATTCGCGAACGCTCGGGCGAGGTCGAATCCAAGGAGAAGGCTCTCCGGGAGAAGGAGCAATCCGT
Proteins encoded in this region:
- a CDS encoding Coenzyme F420 hydrogenase/dehydrogenase, beta subunit C-terminal domain, translating into MACGGTLQRIDEYALDIAGQEVLFYADRCQSCGNEFVNAPKILRPDSEMIREFQPDKSLLGSYYRVLNLSSRDREFRQHPGYRVAGTLLWYLLEEDMADVVFLAHQSVTEEPVMAFTKKDLYRAWQLRMGAGRAVVTGSGLRANLLTLTQLKRFTEADRGLHPRIAVMGRPCQIYTVRKLLWDQFAPGYELAFGTGTFCYGNFSPGAWGGQKLREILGFDPGDIRQVGYVGEELEFTPSEGESKKVSQDEVAGLVNANCLQCYDFTARFSDVSVGHVGNEELFEAVIVRTEKGGVVVDQAMRDGFLAPSAQLYGKVDVTEEEQRTLSYLNAMVGIKKELTGKLR
- a CDS encoding GNAT family N-acetyltransferase; translated protein: MRRGRRADVKTIWAATLQTVWDDLPADERTRLNREVWEKDFRRKLMPYVEGGRTETWVAEDPGGAFLGYLLLGESGWLTPEPHGFIFDVWVSPEQRGKGIGKHLVAWAADWARSKGYHKIKLEVADPNARARHIYEELGFSYERHYMGKDLG
- the phoU gene encoding phosphate signaling complex protein PhoU — its product is MPEKAERKALARGLAQLDENMATLAELSELSIRKAMDGLSRGDASVAEEVFTLDQEVYGLQEEIERTCVDLIALHAPVARDLRAITTSLKITTDLDRIARYSKDIAEITLSFRGQVPPGLKDLVKIPEMAEDTIRMVELTVDAYLKRNADPVRNITEVDDTVDRLHDEILAEIVQAMKSGRLDPEIGARYILINRYLERIADHAVNIGLRVVYMVTGEWPPRVRAADRAKRSSG
- the erpA gene encoding iron-sulfur cluster insertion protein ErpA, whose translation is MFQVTLSENAVGKLQELIKKNGTAEDTYLRMYVAGGGCSGFRYGLALDDKVHEGDEIVQASGVKVVVDPNSREYLDGSSIDYVESVAGSGFMVSNPNNWSTCGCGQSFNKKGEAAPDAQEGHHEHAHAHSH